A single genomic interval of Acidobacteriota bacterium harbors:
- a CDS encoding HAMP domain-containing histidine kinase, with protein MRQFFRSRMFPIASGIVLFSTITIGILTFRYVAEKESLLEITLLQSNLGMVRQTLNRIELNISAQDQKLYTFLTSTTLEELQLRLANAPADPVPLIRQIYLLDDQWNVYFPAARQRENARWFRRRVLSTIDPGQLPPLSIQHLHTAIDGRYYLFSLLPFTLAGDDRRFLLVQEYRGDDLDVFFGASVRDLERNHVVCIRDYENNLIFGTPFQVSRKYFVEQRFPMTFYKWLFQLAPRNADQLEQEALSIRSQNMLLLAINLVLILSAWFLVYVSRREEQKLTQQKEAFIRNVSHELKTPLALIKMFSEILLMGRGRDERTRQEYLSVIFAETERMTHLINNVLDLANLENGLQKFSFEDLRLDQVVSRHLEAFDYRMKKEKVELRVDAEPDLPMIRGDANALALILLNLLDNAIKYSANKSRRVRIRIFHEPPHVCLEVRDEGIGIAPEDLPSIFNKFYRSDNIAVRRVRGSGIGLSLVKYLVEAHGGQIQVDSAVGEGSVFVIRFPARVETPPPVDETDESATNRL; from the coding sequence GTGCGCCAGTTTTTCCGCAGCCGGATGTTCCCCATCGCCAGCGGCATCGTGCTGTTTTCCACGATCACCATTGGCATCCTCACCTTCCGGTATGTCGCCGAAAAGGAAAGTCTGCTGGAAATCACCCTCTTGCAGAGCAACCTCGGCATGGTCCGTCAGACTCTCAACCGGATCGAACTGAACATCTCCGCGCAGGACCAGAAGCTATACACATTCCTGACGTCGACCACGCTGGAGGAATTGCAGTTGCGGCTGGCCAACGCCCCGGCGGATCCTGTCCCGCTGATCCGCCAGATCTATCTGCTTGACGACCAATGGAACGTGTATTTCCCGGCTGCCCGGCAACGGGAGAACGCCCGCTGGTTCCGGCGGCGGGTTCTGAGCACCATCGATCCGGGTCAGCTGCCCCCGCTCAGCATCCAGCACCTCCACACCGCCATCGACGGTCGATACTACCTGTTCTCCCTGCTGCCGTTCACCCTCGCCGGCGACGACCGCCGCTTTCTGCTTGTCCAGGAGTATCGCGGGGACGATCTGGATGTGTTCTTCGGTGCCTCCGTCCGCGACCTCGAGCGCAATCATGTGGTCTGCATCCGGGATTACGAAAACAATCTCATTTTCGGCACGCCGTTTCAGGTATCGCGAAAATATTTCGTCGAGCAGCGGTTCCCGATGACCTTCTACAAATGGTTGTTCCAGCTCGCGCCCCGCAACGCCGACCAGCTCGAGCAGGAGGCCCTCAGCATTCGGAGCCAGAACATGCTCCTGCTGGCCATCAACCTGGTGCTGATCCTGTCGGCCTGGTTCCTGGTCTACGTGAGCCGCCGCGAGGAACAGAAGCTCACCCAGCAGAAGGAGGCGTTCATCCGCAACGTCTCCCATGAGCTGAAGACGCCGCTGGCTCTGATCAAGATGTTCAGCGAGATCCTGCTCATGGGCCGGGGCCGCGACGAACGCACCCGCCAGGAATACCTGTCGGTGATCTTCGCCGAAACCGAGCGGATGACCCACCTGATCAACAACGTGCTGGACCTGGCCAACCTGGAGAACGGATTGCAAAAGTTCAGCTTCGAGGATCTCCGCCTTGACCAGGTCGTGTCGCGCCATCTGGAGGCGTTCGATTACCGGATGAAGAAGGAGAAAGTGGAACTCCGGGTCGACGCGGAGCCCGACCTCCCCATGATCCGCGGCGACGCCAACGCGCTGGCCCTGATCCTGCTCAACCTGCTGGATAACGCCATCAAGTATTCCGCCAACAAGTCCCGGCGCGTCCGGATCCGGATCTTTCACGAACCGCCTCACGTGTGCCTGGAGGTGCGGGACGAGGGGATCGGCATCGCCCCGGAGGATTTGCCCAGCATCTTCAACAAGTTCTACCGCAGCGACAACATCGCGGTCCGCCGGGTCCGCGGTAGCGGCATCGGCTTGAGCCTGGTCAAGTATCTGGTGGAAGCCCACGGCGGCCAGATCCAGGTGGACAGCGCCGTCGGTGAAGGTTCGGTCTTCGTCATCCGCTTCCCCGCCCGCGTCGAAACACCACCGCCCGTCGACGAAACGGACGAGTCCGCTACCAATCGGTTGTGA
- the rfbB gene encoding dTDP-glucose 4,6-dehydratase yields the protein MSSFEPRRVLVTGGAGFIGGNFVRHLLESDPAIRIWNLDALTYAGNLASLSDVEARFGPDGDGRYQFIRGDIGDFDLVAGLLADVPIDSVVHFAAESHVDRSILGPEVFLTTNVLGTFRLLEACRKAWSGRRDVRFHHVSTDEVVGSIGPDGRFTETTPYDPSSPYSASKAASDHLVRAWHRTYGLPVTLSNCSNNYGPWQFPEKLIPLVILNCLEGRAIPVYGRGENVRDWLHVRDHCVAVDRILRYGQVGATYNVGGDGERRNIEVVGVLCDLVDELNLRASGVIRCRDLITFVTDRPGHDLRYAIDWRRIGDELGWRPAVPLADGLRETVRWYAEHREWCHQVTSGEYRSYYDRQYSRRLQT from the coding sequence ATGAGTTCGTTTGAGCCCCGCCGCGTGCTGGTGACGGGGGGCGCCGGTTTCATCGGCGGCAACTTCGTACGCCACCTGCTGGAGTCAGACCCGGCGATCCGGATCTGGAACCTGGACGCTCTGACATACGCCGGCAATCTCGCCAGCCTGTCCGATGTGGAGGCCCGCTTCGGGCCGGACGGCGACGGTCGTTACCAGTTCATCCGCGGCGACATCGGCGATTTTGATCTTGTGGCGGGGCTGCTCGCCGACGTGCCGATCGACAGCGTCGTCCACTTCGCCGCCGAGAGCCATGTGGACCGCTCCATCCTGGGTCCGGAAGTCTTCCTGACCACGAACGTGCTGGGCACCTTCCGGTTGCTGGAAGCGTGCCGGAAGGCGTGGTCGGGGCGGCGCGACGTCCGCTTCCACCACGTGTCCACCGACGAGGTGGTCGGCAGCATCGGCCCCGACGGCCGCTTCACCGAGACGACACCCTACGACCCGTCCAGCCCCTACTCGGCGTCGAAGGCGGCCAGTGACCACCTGGTGCGCGCCTGGCACCGGACGTACGGCCTGCCGGTCACGCTCAGCAACTGTTCCAATAATTATGGTCCATGGCAGTTTCCGGAAAAACTCATCCCGCTGGTGATCCTCAACTGCCTGGAGGGGCGGGCCATCCCGGTGTACGGCCGGGGCGAAAATGTCCGGGACTGGCTGCATGTCCGGGACCATTGCGTTGCAGTGGACCGAATCCTCAGGTACGGGCAAGTCGGTGCGACCTACAACGTGGGTGGCGACGGGGAGCGCCGGAACATCGAGGTTGTCGGCGTGCTGTGCGACCTGGTGGATGAACTGAACCTGCGAGCGTCCGGTGTCATCCGTTGTCGAGACCTGATCACCTTCGTGACGGATCGGCCGGGGCATGACCTGCGCTACGCCATCGACTGGCGCCGTATCGGCGACGAACTGGGCTGGCGGCCGGCGGTACCCCTCGCCGACGGCCTGCGGGAGACGGTCCGCTGGTACGCCGAGCACCGCGAATGGTGCCACCAGGTCACATCCGGCGAATACCGATCGTACTACGACCGGCAGTACAGCCGACGTCTTCAAACCTGA
- the rfbD gene encoding dTDP-4-dehydrorhamnose reductase produces the protein MTKVLLTGAEGRFGRDFITWLGQHYELFPLTWETCDIRDLGAVRDAVRKIKPQVVVHAAAFTDVDGAEQNVDSAFAVNAIGSRNVAMAAEEAEAWLIALSTDYVFSGRLGRAYHEFDPPSPINVYGQSKLAGERAVAACCRRHTIVRTAWLYANTGPCFPRTIIRHLLQSVGSGQPVRVVADQRGNPTSTRVLADLVHRLIREPIPGIVHGACEGAVSWYEFACEIQFGLHLPGEIVACATEDVARPANRPRNSALDNMVLRLEGYAPLPTWQEALKLWIRENRDEFV, from the coding sequence ATGACGAAGGTGTTGCTCACCGGTGCCGAGGGCCGCTTCGGGCGCGATTTCATCACCTGGCTCGGTCAGCACTACGAGCTTTTCCCGCTGACCTGGGAGACATGCGACATCCGCGATCTGGGCGCCGTGCGCGACGCTGTGCGCAAGATCAAACCGCAAGTGGTGGTCCATGCCGCCGCGTTCACCGATGTGGATGGCGCTGAGCAGAACGTCGACTCGGCCTTCGCCGTGAACGCCATCGGCAGCCGCAACGTGGCCATGGCCGCGGAGGAGGCGGAGGCATGGCTGATCGCGTTGTCGACCGACTACGTGTTCTCCGGCCGTCTGGGCCGGGCTTACCATGAGTTTGACCCCCCGTCACCCATCAACGTCTACGGACAGTCCAAGCTGGCCGGTGAGCGGGCCGTGGCCGCCTGCTGCCGGCGGCACACCATTGTCCGGACGGCGTGGTTGTACGCCAACACCGGCCCGTGCTTCCCCCGGACGATCATCCGCCACCTGCTTCAGTCGGTGGGCAGTGGGCAGCCCGTCCGGGTGGTCGCCGACCAGCGGGGGAATCCCACATCCACCCGGGTGCTGGCCGATCTGGTCCACCGCCTGATCCGGGAGCCGATTCCCGGCATCGTCCACGGTGCGTGCGAAGGGGCGGTGTCATGGTACGAGTTCGCCTGTGAAATTCAGTTTGGCCTTCACCTGCCGGGCGAGATCGTGGCCTGCGCCACCGAGGATGTCGCCCGACCCGCCAATCGGCCGAGAAATTCCGCCCTGGACAACATGGTCCTCCGTCTGGAAGGGTATGCGCCCCTGCCCACCTGGCAGGAGGCTTTGAAGCTCTGGATCCGGGAGAACCGCGATGAGTTCGTTTGA
- a CDS encoding dTDP-4-dehydrorhamnose 3,5-epimerase translates to MTVWRDGAIDGVDVRPLRRFEDPRGWLAEIFRCDTEAPERLPVMGYVSITHTGVARGPHEHRAQTDFFCFPGPGTFRIHLWDARSESPTRGCRQIVVAGADTPAVVIVPPGVVHAYQNVGPVDGLVINLPNALFKGPERREPVDEIRHEEDLHSPYRLEEAP, encoded by the coding sequence ATGACGGTTTGGCGGGACGGCGCCATCGACGGGGTCGATGTCCGGCCGCTCCGGCGGTTTGAGGATCCGCGTGGCTGGTTGGCCGAGATATTTCGCTGCGACACGGAGGCGCCGGAACGCCTGCCCGTAATGGGCTACGTCTCGATCACTCACACCGGCGTGGCGCGGGGACCTCACGAACACCGCGCCCAGACCGACTTTTTCTGTTTTCCCGGCCCCGGCACGTTTCGCATTCACCTGTGGGACGCGCGATCGGAATCCCCCACCCGTGGCTGTCGTCAGATCGTCGTCGCCGGAGCGGACACCCCGGCTGTGGTGATCGTGCCGCCCGGGGTTGTGCACGCATACCAGAATGTGGGCCCGGTCGACGGACTGGTCATCAACCTGCCCAACGCGCTGTTCAAGGGACCCGAGCGCCGGGAGCCGGTGGACGAGATCCGGCACGAAGAGGATCTCCACAGCCCGTACCGCCTGGAGGAGGCACCATGA
- the bshC gene encoding bacillithiol biosynthesis cysteine-adding enzyme BshC: protein MADILRLDPTELPGCSPFFRDIIRRPDVRQAFLGLARWDGAALREAAAPARLFRGLDELIRQNQPTHPAVAEALAHASRPGAVCILTGQQAGALGGPPYTLYKALTVAAMVGELRRSGVPAVGVFWIASEDHDLREVSAITWMVPGRGLQRLTLPTAPAADLRPVADVVLDAAAASFWQEVLELLPRSTHRDWASGLVAECYRPGRGLAEAFRDFMARLLAPLGLCLFDPMAMERQGALAGFLARYPELRAEAVRRVTDRQTALEAAGHEPQIRIQPQRAFLFYLHPEAGRRRVMEAPGGGFTVDGTSVGCDVAGWSGWLRQDAARFSPDALLRPLFQDWLFPTAVYVGGPAELAYHAQIRSLYPLWDLTPPQLWPRFSATLIPPGASRRARQLGLEPRALFNPREETLTRLLAAHGRVDRLEAFLARRGELTGALDRLAGSLLDYPEDVTRSTASTLGKINGLVDKLEERVRRQAKADNEELIRRFDTLHQELVPNGNLQERTLNLLPLLSVFGPGLVDRLMQAVDPFDPRHVMLWLEE from the coding sequence ATGGCGGACATCCTGCGACTTGATCCGACCGAACTGCCGGGCTGTAGTCCGTTTTTCCGGGACATCATCCGGCGACCCGATGTGCGTCAGGCGTTCCTGGGTCTGGCCCGCTGGGATGGTGCCGCCTTGCGCGAAGCGGCTGCGCCGGCGCGGTTGTTCCGCGGCCTGGACGAACTGATCCGCCAGAACCAGCCGACGCACCCCGCCGTGGCCGAAGCGCTGGCGCACGCCAGCCGGCCGGGCGCGGTGTGCATCCTCACCGGCCAGCAGGCCGGCGCGCTGGGCGGCCCCCCTTACACACTGTACAAGGCGCTGACCGTCGCGGCGATGGTCGGCGAGTTGCGCCGGTCGGGCGTGCCGGCAGTCGGCGTTTTCTGGATCGCCTCGGAGGACCACGACCTCCGCGAAGTGTCTGCCATCACCTGGATGGTGCCCGGCCGGGGCCTGCAACGGCTGACCCTGCCGACCGCGCCAGCCGCCGATCTCCGCCCCGTGGCGGACGTGGTTCTTGATGCGGCGGCGGCTTCGTTCTGGCAGGAGGTGCTGGAACTGCTGCCCCGGAGCACGCACCGCGACTGGGCGTCGGGGCTGGTGGCCGAGTGCTACCGGCCGGGCCGCGGGTTGGCCGAAGCGTTCCGCGATTTCATGGCCCGGCTGCTCGCGCCGCTGGGCCTGTGCCTGTTCGATCCCATGGCCATGGAGCGGCAGGGGGCCCTGGCCGGTTTTCTGGCCCGATATCCCGAGCTTCGAGCTGAGGCCGTTCGCCGCGTGACGGACCGCCAGACCGCGCTCGAAGCGGCCGGACACGAACCGCAGATCCGCATCCAGCCCCAGCGCGCGTTCCTGTTCTACCTGCACCCCGAGGCCGGCCGGCGGCGCGTGATGGAAGCGCCCGGAGGCGGATTCACCGTGGACGGAACATCGGTGGGTTGTGACGTTGCGGGGTGGTCTGGCTGGCTCCGGCAGGACGCCGCCCGCTTCTCGCCCGATGCTCTGCTGCGGCCGCTTTTCCAGGACTGGCTGTTCCCCACCGCGGTCTATGTGGGCGGTCCGGCGGAGCTGGCCTACCACGCCCAGATCCGGTCGCTCTATCCCCTGTGGGATCTGACGCCGCCGCAGCTGTGGCCGCGCTTCTCGGCCACGCTGATCCCGCCCGGCGCGTCCCGGCGGGCCCGGCAACTGGGTCTGGAACCGCGTGCGCTGTTCAACCCCCGCGAGGAGACGCTCACGCGGCTGCTGGCGGCGCATGGGCGCGTCGACCGCCTCGAGGCGTTCCTGGCGCGCCGCGGCGAACTGACGGGGGCGCTGGACCGGCTGGCCGGCTCGCTGCTGGATTATCCGGAGGATGTCACCCGCTCCACTGCCTCGACACTGGGCAAGATCAACGGCCTTGTCGACAAACTGGAGGAGCGGGTCCGCCGCCAGGCCAAAGCGGACAACGAGGAACTGATCCGACGATTCGACACCCTTCATCAGGAGCTCGTTCCAAACGGGAATCTCCAGGAGCGCACCCTGAATCTATTGCCCCTGCTCAGCGTGTTCGGCCCCGGACTGGTGGACCGGTTGATGCAGGCAGTGGATCCCTTCGATCCGCGTCATGTGATGCTCTGGCTGGAGGAGTGA
- a CDS encoding alginate export family protein, giving the protein MIRSLCCLLCIVFLVGTASAADPAPDADATRLEIGFEERVRSENMENLSDWDDTHSDTRQWWRFRSRFWTKLNVGQRAEFYLGLNNENRKVTEPDTEFRFDEVIVENLYVNLALTPQLSVKVGRQNLVRGEGFMFIEGNPLDGSRTAYFNAVDVAWSPVKDLKLELIGISNPDHDIYLPRINDKHKTLIDWDEEAVGVYATDRTRRSQSFDAYYFYKRESGDLRDPANPQYQPERRVHTLGGRLEQALGGGWSAAGELAGQWGGQHPDTPIRAMGGYAWVKKTFSLAWKPTAQGGYWRFSGDDPDTPANENWDPLFNRWPAWSELYIYSQWPEKGLAYWTNTGMWQAEATVTPWRTVKARATYYHLSASHPYPGDPGLFAGGTHRGDMFQVRVDVTPSSSWRGHVVFERFWPGSFYAGDSPWYFFRFEVIYTIKGAFAWN; this is encoded by the coding sequence TTGATCCGATCATTGTGCTGTCTGTTATGTATCGTCTTTCTGGTCGGGACGGCCAGCGCCGCGGATCCCGCGCCTGACGCCGACGCCACACGGCTGGAAATCGGCTTCGAGGAACGGGTACGCTCGGAAAACATGGAGAACCTGTCCGATTGGGACGACACCCACTCGGACACGCGCCAGTGGTGGCGCTTCCGCTCCCGGTTCTGGACCAAGCTCAACGTCGGGCAGCGCGCGGAGTTCTACCTTGGGCTCAACAACGAGAACCGCAAGGTGACCGAGCCCGACACAGAGTTCCGGTTCGACGAGGTCATCGTCGAGAACCTGTACGTGAACCTGGCGCTCACTCCGCAGTTGTCGGTCAAGGTGGGCCGGCAGAACCTGGTGCGGGGCGAGGGATTCATGTTCATCGAGGGGAACCCGCTGGACGGTTCCCGAACCGCTTACTTCAATGCGGTCGACGTGGCCTGGTCGCCGGTCAAAGACCTGAAACTGGAACTGATCGGGATTTCCAATCCGGACCACGACATTTACCTGCCGCGGATCAACGACAAGCACAAGACGCTCATCGATTGGGACGAGGAGGCGGTCGGTGTGTACGCGACTGACCGAACCCGCCGCAGCCAGAGCTTCGATGCGTACTACTTCTACAAGAGGGAGTCCGGCGATTTGCGCGATCCGGCCAATCCCCAGTATCAGCCCGAGCGCCGGGTGCACACCCTCGGCGGCCGGCTGGAGCAGGCGCTGGGAGGCGGCTGGTCGGCGGCCGGCGAGCTGGCCGGGCAATGGGGCGGCCAGCATCCCGACACCCCGATCCGGGCGATGGGCGGGTACGCCTGGGTGAAGAAAACGTTCTCGCTGGCCTGGAAGCCCACCGCCCAAGGCGGTTACTGGCGGTTTTCAGGCGACGATCCGGACACGCCGGCCAATGAGAACTGGGACCCGCTGTTCAACCGGTGGCCCGCCTGGAGCGAGTTGTACATCTATAGCCAATGGCCGGAAAAGGGTTTGGCTTACTGGACGAACACCGGCATGTGGCAGGCGGAGGCGACCGTGACTCCTTGGCGAACGGTCAAGGCGCGGGCCACTTACTATCACCTGAGTGCGTCCCACCCGTATCCGGGCGATCCGGGTCTGTTCGCCGGCGGCACGCACCGGGGCGACATGTTCCAGGTGCGCGTCGACGTTACGCCCAGCAGCAGCTGGCGGGGTCATGTGGTGTTCGAGCGGTTCTGGCCCGGCAGTTTCTACGCCGGCGACTCCCCGTGGTATTTCTTCCGGTTTGAAGTCATCTACACGATCAAGGGCGCGTTCGCCTGGAACTAG
- the bshB1 gene encoding bacillithiol biosynthesis deacetylase BshB1: MIVYGARGVIPVDMLAVGAHPDDLEICMGGTIARLAAAGRRIGLVDLTRGESGSRGEPETRVAESRAAAEALRVAFRTNLELPDGDLTPTAAARAALVRVIRQAMPAIVFSHHTLDPHPDHAGAYVLVRSACHHAGLAKLEPDLPPHRPKYFFTFAQPHRLRPTFLVDVSEFWEAKLAAIRCHHSQVSPRQPDEPATYLGQPDFLDVVGAHCRSMGAMVGARFAEGFHSEGYLLVDDPLAAFGRKLGRLL; this comes from the coding sequence ATGATCGTGTACGGCGCGCGGGGTGTGATCCCGGTGGACATGCTGGCCGTAGGGGCCCATCCGGACGACCTCGAGATCTGTATGGGCGGCACCATTGCACGGCTTGCCGCGGCCGGGCGCCGGATCGGTCTGGTGGATCTCACCCGGGGCGAATCCGGGAGCAGGGGCGAGCCGGAAACCCGCGTGGCGGAAAGCCGGGCCGCCGCCGAAGCGCTGCGCGTGGCGTTTCGGACGAACCTGGAGCTGCCCGATGGCGACCTGACCCCAACGGCCGCAGCCCGCGCCGCGCTGGTCCGCGTGATCCGGCAGGCGATGCCCGCCATCGTGTTCTCGCACCACACCCTGGATCCGCATCCCGACCACGCCGGTGCCTACGTCCTCGTCCGTTCGGCGTGCCACCACGCCGGTCTGGCCAAACTGGAGCCCGACCTGCCGCCGCATCGGCCGAAGTACTTCTTCACCTTCGCCCAGCCCCACCGGTTACGGCCCACTTTCCTGGTGGATGTCAGCGAATTCTGGGAAGCCAAGCTCGCGGCCATCCGCTGCCACCACAGCCAGGTGTCGCCCCGGCAGCCGGATGAGCCGGCCACCTACCTGGGCCAGCCCGATTTCCTCGATGTCGTGGGCGCGCACTGCCGGAGCATGGGCGCCATGGTTGGGGCGCGGTTCGCCGAGGGCTTCCACAGCGAAGGGTATTTGCTGGTGGACGATCCGTTGGCGGCGTTCGGCCGGAAGCTGGGGCGGCTGCTATGA
- the bshA gene encoding N-acetyl-alpha-D-glucosaminyl L-malate synthase BshA → MNIGMVCYPTHGGSGIVATELAKELGKLGHQVHIISFALPIRVTPGLPNVFFHKVEVSAYPLFKYPPYSLEVTAMIADVARNHSLDVVHVHYAIPHGMSAWSAREMLAEDGIRLPFITTLHGTDITVVGSEPSMARVTQFILSHSDAVTAVSDWLRLETERFFNMRCPIFVIPNFIDPYAFRRQRHAVRDRFAAPDEKLLLHVSNFRPVKNVPDIIRVLDIARRRTRCRLVVVGDGPDRPHAERLARDLEVDHLVTFVGMQSNVLEYLSLADVYLMSSSSESFGLSALEAMSCGVPVVAYRVGGMPEVIRHGWTGYLVDPGDVSALGEAAADLLTDERRRRKFGRAARQRVLAEFTADRIVRQYEALYDAVIRRRPCLEMVKPEQTGV, encoded by the coding sequence ATGAACATCGGCATGGTCTGTTACCCCACCCACGGCGGCAGTGGCATCGTGGCCACCGAGCTCGCCAAAGAGCTGGGCAAGCTGGGCCATCAGGTCCACATCATCAGCTTCGCCCTGCCGATCCGGGTGACGCCGGGTTTGCCCAATGTCTTTTTCCACAAGGTGGAGGTGTCGGCCTATCCGCTGTTCAAATATCCGCCGTACTCCCTCGAGGTCACGGCGATGATCGCAGACGTGGCCCGAAACCACAGCCTGGATGTGGTCCACGTGCACTACGCCATTCCCCACGGCATGAGCGCCTGGTCCGCCCGGGAGATGCTCGCCGAGGACGGCATCCGGTTGCCGTTCATCACCACACTGCATGGCACCGATATCACCGTCGTGGGCAGCGAGCCGTCCATGGCCCGGGTGACCCAGTTCATCCTCAGCCATTCCGACGCGGTGACGGCGGTGAGCGACTGGCTGCGGCTTGAAACCGAGCGCTTTTTCAATATGCGCTGCCCCATCTTCGTGATCCCCAACTTCATCGATCCGTATGCGTTCCGGCGTCAGCGCCACGCGGTGCGGGACCGCTTCGCCGCACCGGACGAAAAACTCCTGCTTCACGTGTCGAACTTCCGACCGGTCAAAAACGTGCCCGACATCATCCGGGTGCTGGACATCGCCCGCCGGCGAACCCGTTGCCGGCTCGTCGTGGTGGGCGACGGGCCCGACCGCCCCCACGCCGAACGACTGGCACGCGATCTGGAGGTGGACCATCTAGTCACCTTCGTGGGGATGCAGAGCAATGTGCTGGAATATCTCTCGCTGGCCGACGTGTACCTGATGTCCAGCAGCAGTGAAAGCTTCGGCCTGTCGGCGCTGGAAGCGATGTCATGCGGCGTGCCGGTGGTGGCCTATCGGGTCGGCGGGATGCCCGAAGTTATCCGCCACGGGTGGACCGGTTACCTGGTCGACCCGGGCGACGTTTCCGCCCTGGGCGAAGCCGCAGCCGATCTGCTGACCGACGAGCGCCGCCGCCGGAAATTTGGACGGGCAGCGCGGCAGCGGGTCCTAGCGGAATTCACCGCTGACCGGATCGTGCGGCAGTATGAGGCACTCTACGATGCGGTCATCCGGCGGCGCCCGTGTCTGGAGATGGTGAAGCCGGAGCAGACCGGGGTATAA
- a CDS encoding AmpG family muropeptide MFS transporter, which produces MQPPASAPPPAGPPAPTLPWWRRFWVATLYFAEGFPYSMVRQISTVFFKDSGASLQAIGLTSLYGLPWTLKFLWSPFVDQFATKRRWLLAAELALSATMVLMALGAAMPQALDVVAGLFLLTAMLSATHDIAIDGFYLEALNRQEQARLVGFQAMSYRLAMIAGGGGIVTLSGYTNWSTAFGAAAAILVMLWLVHSSCLPRVEKTQRPLAELGRLLRRPAVRRAAAGVLIAGAAVAGAGRLGWLNTPAAAFTMILDRLGSAGLVSAALLLAMLGLALNLRRLKRRLYASDSFYALAFVDYLDQPKVGVILAAVVCWRAGESFLLNMAYPFLNDAGVSRAQYGVIYGTFGIVASITGGLLAGWLIARFGLRRMIWPCALSQNMLNLLYMFLAWQYVPLSTRRWSLSLELARDVYQAPFVWVQRAAEMMRAPAAWFPDLNLVGTLIVLESFGAGMGTAAFMVFIMRTCKPGYKAAHMAIATSIMTVGATFAGVFSGILAGWLGYPLFFGFTFLATVPSMVLLFFLPYLDGTSAADLAANRPEKR; this is translated from the coding sequence ATGCAACCACCCGCGTCCGCACCGCCGCCCGCCGGTCCGCCCGCCCCGACGCTTCCTTGGTGGCGACGGTTCTGGGTGGCCACCCTCTATTTCGCCGAAGGCTTTCCCTATAGCATGGTCCGGCAGATCTCCACAGTGTTCTTCAAGGACAGCGGAGCGAGCCTGCAGGCAATCGGTCTGACCTCGCTCTACGGCCTGCCATGGACCCTCAAATTTCTCTGGTCGCCGTTTGTCGACCAGTTCGCCACTAAGCGGCGCTGGTTACTGGCCGCCGAGCTGGCCCTGTCGGCCACCATGGTCCTCATGGCTCTGGGCGCCGCCATGCCCCAGGCGCTCGATGTCGTCGCCGGACTGTTCCTGCTGACGGCCATGCTGTCGGCCACCCACGACATCGCCATTGACGGCTTCTACCTCGAAGCGCTGAACCGGCAAGAGCAGGCGCGGCTTGTCGGATTCCAAGCCATGAGCTACCGGCTGGCCATGATCGCCGGCGGCGGCGGAATCGTCACCCTTTCCGGTTACACGAACTGGAGCACGGCGTTCGGTGCGGCCGCGGCGATTCTGGTGATGCTGTGGCTCGTGCACTCGAGCTGCCTTCCCCGGGTGGAGAAAACCCAGCGGCCGCTGGCCGAGCTGGGGCGGCTGCTCCGCCGGCCCGCCGTACGGCGGGCAGCTGCGGGGGTGCTGATCGCCGGCGCAGCCGTGGCCGGGGCGGGCCGGCTGGGCTGGCTCAACACGCCGGCGGCCGCTTTCACCATGATCCTGGACAGGCTGGGATCGGCCGGCCTGGTGAGCGCGGCGCTGCTCCTGGCCATGCTCGGACTGGCTCTCAATCTCAGGCGGCTCAAACGAAGGCTGTACGCCTCCGATTCCTTTTACGCCCTAGCGTTCGTCGACTACCTCGACCAGCCCAAGGTGGGCGTGATCCTGGCTGCGGTGGTTTGCTGGCGGGCCGGCGAATCGTTCCTCCTGAACATGGCCTATCCGTTTTTAAACGATGCGGGCGTCAGCCGGGCCCAGTACGGGGTGATCTACGGCACCTTCGGCATCGTCGCCTCAATCACTGGTGGTCTGCTGGCGGGTTGGCTGATTGCCCGGTTCGGGCTGCGCCGCATGATCTGGCCCTGCGCCCTGAGCCAGAACATGCTCAACCTGCTGTATATGTTCCTGGCGTGGCAATACGTCCCCCTGAGTACGCGGCGCTGGAGCCTGTCGCTGGAACTGGCCCGGGATGTGTACCAGGCTCCGTTCGTGTGGGTGCAGCGGGCGGCGGAGATGATGCGGGCGCCGGCGGCGTGGTTCCCCGATCTGAACCTGGTGGGGACTCTGATCGTCCTGGAATCCTTCGGGGCCGGCATGGGCACCGCCGCCTTCATGGTGTTCATCATGCGAACCTGCAAGCCGGGCTACAAGGCCGCTCACATGGCCATTGCCACCAGTATCATGACAGTGGGCGCCACGTTCGCCGGAGTGTTCTCAGGCATCCTGGCCGGCTGGCTCGGCTACCCGCTGTTCTTCGGCTTCACCTTCCTGGCCACGGTGCCCAGCATGGTGCTGCTGTTCTTCCTGCCCTATTTGGACGGCACGTCGGCGGCCGATCTCGCCGCCAACCGCCCGGAAAAGCGTTGA